DNA sequence from the Coturnix japonica isolate 7356 chromosome 3, Coturnix japonica 2.1, whole genome shotgun sequence genome:
CAGCTCGTGGCATTCTAAGTTACTTGAGGAGTAACTGGACAATAGAGGAGGCGTTAAGACACGATATATCGAGTGTGCCCACGGGGGCTCAGGCTTTCAATAGTTGAGGCTATTAAAGAGCTAGGGCAGGATAAAGGCACAGGCTGAGGCTTCCCAGAATCAAGTGTTAGCAGCTCTTGCACCCTTACAAGCGTCTGCGGTAACCAGTGCAGGCCCAAGCAcctcttttaaatgtttccGGTGCGGCGTTAAAGGACATTTGCGACGGAATTGCCAAGCTGTCGGTGTGTGGTGCCAGAACTGCCGCTCGGACAACCACAACACCGTCACCTGCCGTCGCCGGTCAAGAAACCTCCAGCCCAGCGCAAGAAAGAACAGCGGCCGCGCTCCGATACAAGCTGCCGTTCCCAGCCAGCGGCCGCCTGCCCCCCCGCACACGTCTCTCGCCGCGTTGTCGGTCTCTACGGCCCCCCCGCCCTCTGCTTCGCCCACGTCGTTCTCTGCGCCTCGCCGTGCCGCCCCCCCCTCGTCGTGCGCGGCTGCGTCTGTGCAGCCCGTGTATAACGTGGTTAAAGACGCGGATGGACCGAAACCAGAGGATCGTTGTGACCCAGGTCCTGTAGATCCAGAAAGCGAATCGGACGCATTTTCTCTTGATACTTTGTTTGGAGCAGGAATGACAAATTTCCCTACAGCGTACTGTGATGTCTTAgaacaaggcagaaaagaaacaatattaagAGGTGATGCTGACACGTTGCAAACCTTTCCTAATCAGGTCCCCCATTTGGAATCCCTGCCTTGTGAGGCAGTGAAGGAGCTAAGGGAGTCAGTGAGAACATACGGAGTTCAGTCAGCCTTTACATACAATCTTTTGGTTGCAAACAGTGACAGTTGCGCTATGACCCCTCACGATTGGAAAACTGTGTTAAGAATGATCCTCTCTGCTATGCAATACGCTGTGTTTATGATTGAATACCGGCTACATAATTTGACTGATACCTCTTTGCCTCAAATTGGGACACATCCATGTGGCACAGCACCTCTTCAACTGTGTCAGACAAATGTCACTCACATTCCTGAATTTGGCTGTCTAAAATATGCACATATAACAATAGATACTCATTCTTCTTATGTATTTGCCACAGCACATACAGGTGAACACAGTCATGACACCCGTAAACACTGGTTATCTGCTTATGCTGCTATGGGAATCCCACATACTACAAAAACAGATAATGGGCCTGCATATACCTCTAAGGCCACTCAAACTTTCCTCCAAGAAGGGTGTGTTAAACATACTACAGCCATTTCTCATTCTCCCACTGAACAAGCTATCACTGATCACATTTATCAAACACTGAAATCCATTcttattattaaacaaaaaagggggaatatgggagacacactacaagaaatattatgcaaggttttgcttgttttgcttgtgctgaattttttgaaaatattatgtaaggttttgcttgttttgcttgtgctgaattttttgaaaatattatgtaaggttttgcttgttttgcttgtgctgaAGTTTTTGAATCGTGTTCATACAGATACAGCTTATGTGGATCATCATTTTGAGGCTTCCCCAGTGCAAAGGAACAGCCTATGGTTATGTTTGGTAATATGGCCACAGGATTTGGGACTGTTCCCTACACTGACAACTTGGGGTCGTGAATATGCTCGTATTTCCACAGGGGACTGGCCCTATGTGGGTATCCAGCATGATATCTTCGTctcatctgaaggcagaaataaCATCCAGCTTTATAGTAATTGTAATTGTGTGTTTCTTACTTAGTGGTATTGCTTTGTAACTTGCTGTGTTATAGATAATATTAGTAATAGTCTGACATAGTGTGtgatagtgatagaactagagggaatggttttaagctgcatcaggggagattcaggctggacattaggaagtattacttttcgaaagagtagtcaggcattggaatgcactgcccagggaggtggtggagtcaccgaccatgggagtgttcaaggaaccgcttggatgtggcactgaggaatatgatttagccagaAAGTAttgctgatggttggactagatgatcttctaggtcttttccaaccttgataattctgtgattctgtgattttctgttttaccaatGCAGTCTCAAGATTTAGAGTTTAAAACATTAGCTAGGATGTTGtgtgcttcttctattttagtaaTAGATCAGATGTGTATTAAACAGGATTTGATCTAATCAATGCTAGAATCTACAGGAATagttcttttaatgttttagtacTGTTTGGTTATGATGTTATTAGCctattaattagcttttcttaatttgcaaagacaaaacctggaaaggaatCCCAGTCAAAGAGATGACCCTGTATCATAGAACGGATACCTCTTTTACATCCAATTAATTGGGATCTGAAAATATAACCATGCATCATTTTAGACAAAAGTGCACGCTAATAGAACTAAATTTGatagtttattctgttttccaagcaggtgttccacttgggctctATATCACGCACTGGCCATGCGGATATGGTgtacaactggaagaaatccttcagaccctgaatgcaggagagaatctgtgatgggtGAGAGAGGAAGGTGCACCTTGAAGCAGGGGACGCCCTGCTGGCACTACCTGTTCAACATCCACCACCAACATggcttgctgtttctcaagggtCAATAAGTATTAATGCCCCTAGTGATACTCTAGTACATTTGTCCTCTAAAATTGGTTCTATTTGACATGCTATTCCATTAAATTGTGCGATCATTAATCAATTATTAGCCCGGATAACTCAGTTGGTAGAGCATGGTTATGAGCAtcctaaaagcatttattgcacAAATTTTAGTggtcattaaaatcaatatattaGAGTATATGAAAATTGAAGACTTTTCCTGATCAGTTACAGATTAACACAATGGGACCCTCACggatttattttcaggttgCAGAAACTTAGGTTGCAGTACAaacatgtttgttctttttagtggATTTAATAGTAATGTTGTTATGTTGTATTTGACTtgtctctttttcatttttagagtATTGTCAATCGAGGCCTTGATTGAGTTATAATAGTTATGTTATTAATTTAAGTAGTGTTGCTATTCTATAGGCAGTATTGTAAGAAGAATTCTACAGAGCGTCAGTCATGGATCCAGATGAGAAgttcacagaacagcagctatGAAGCAGGATAAAACTACATGAGAACTGACTGAACAAATGAACTGAACTGCTTGTTAAATATGATTAATCGGTCGTTAAATCAAACCCTTTTTTATCCTAAAAGAAAACGGGGGAAATGTAGAGAGTGTTTTTTACAGCTAGCTGAGAAGGGTCGTAAACACGGTGCAGTTAATCAAGCAGCCATGCCACCTGCAAGGACAGTGAGATCAACAGGATGCCCTGGGATGGTGAGAAACTAACCATGGTTTTGTGAACTCGGCAAGGGAGTAACTTTCAGGATGATAACAACAAGCTGCAAAGATACTCGGGGATGGTATGTAATTGGGAACCAATGATGAGCTccacttttgcaatatgtatgagctaattatcCGTATTATAAAGGTACACGCAGCCAAGGAATAAACGAGAATAGCTGATCATATGTCAATGACAGGTGTGGTCGTCTGCTTTTCTCCCGCCGTTCTGCAACAGAAAGGAATAAACACTCTGTCCACTAGAAAGAGATGAGTGAAACTCCAGTGAGTGTGGAGGGCAACAAATTTTAAacctttgctctgctgttttcttgcaaTCAAAGCCTGTGTATTAATTTATGAAATGTCTGTCTCCTGGCATAAACAGCTGCACATTCATTGAGCATAAACAGAAGCATATGTAATGCTGATGTCAAACTAACCTTTATATCAATAGACGAACCCACCTTCTCACCAAGCTAACCTGATTGAAAACCAAAGTCTAAGTGAGAGCAAGGCTTGAAATCTCATACTGACTATCCATCTTACAAgagttctttttcccttctttcagctTAGAAATGTGTCTCAGACCAAAGCATCAGTTTTTACTACTGATATTCACTTCTAGAGCACTAGATACTTTCACAGTGATCAGCTT
Encoded proteins:
- the LOC107311219 gene encoding uncharacterized protein LOC107311219 translates to MYLARQAMDKIKVPGGLPSYMGIQQGRNEDFGAFLDKGRIKAQAEASQNQVLAALAPLQASAVTSAGPSTSFKCFRCGVKGHLRRNCQAVGVWCQNCRSDNHNTVTCRRRSRNLQPSARKNSGRAPIQAAVPSQRPPAPPHTSLAALSVSTAPPPSASPTSFSAPRRAAPPSSCAAASVQPVYNVVKDADGPKPEDRCDPGPVDPESESDAFSLDTLFGAGMTNFPTAYCDVLEQGRKETILRGDADTLQTFPNQVPHLESLPCEAVKELRESVRTYGVQSAFTYNLLVANSDSCAMTPHDWKTVLRMILSAMQYAVFMIEYRLHNLTDTSLPQIGTHPCGTAPLQLCQTNVTHIPEFGCLKYAHITIDTHSSYVFATAHTGEHSHDTRKHWLSAYAAMGIPHTTKTDNGPAYTSKATQTFLQEGCVKHTTAISHSPTEQAITDHIYQTLKSILIIKQKRGNMGDTLQEILCKVLLVLLVLKFLNRVHTDTAYVDHHFEASPVQRNSLWLCLSIVNRGLD